The DNA region TGGATCTCGGTGACGCCATCGTCGCCGGCGGCCTTGGTCGCGATGGCTTCGCCCAAGAGATCGAGGAAAAATCGGAACTCGTGCGAGTTTAGACGCCATAGCTCCGAGAGGAGCAGGGGGCACCCGGTTGCGAATTTTTGTCTGGCTGCCTCGATCTGCGCATGCTCTTCACCGACCTGCGCTTCGAGCTTCTTGCGTCCGGCGCTTCGATCATGAACGTGCGGGAGCCGTCCGCGGGGCATGCTGTAGCCAGTCTCGCGGAGCCGCAGCGGAACGACGATGGACGGCGCCTTATGCCACGGAATGACACCGGTAACGTCAGCAGCTGCGGTGTTTTCGGCATAATGACGCGCCGGGTTGAGCGCAAACGCGGCTCGTGCAAGTCGGTGGGCGTCTTCGTCGCCGTCGCAGTCGAGGAACCAGTGAGCAAGGCTTTTGAAGTCCGCCGAGCGGTCGCTGCGGCCGCTTCGGCGTTCGTTGATCGCGATGATCGCTGCAAGCAGTTGCGGAATCGCGGCGCGGGCGCGACTTCTGAGCTGTTCGCTCTGGGACCGCTCGCCGTTCGACCCGCCGACGAACCACATTCGCAGGCCCTGCCACCGCTCGTCCCACATCTTCAATTCGGCTTCGTAGGCCGCCTGCTCTTCGCCCGGAGGTGCGTTGCGTGCCTGACGGCGAGCGACAGACTGGAGCATCGCGTCGATACGCAACTGAAGGGCATTGATGTCTTCCGAAATCGCACCGCTTCGGCTAACCAAGTCGCCGACGAATTGGCGGATGTAC from Bradyrhizobium sp. B124 includes:
- a CDS encoding TIGR02677 family protein, with amino-acid sequence MSGQFEIATHQDLFRHVTADNAALYRCVLDVCAAAERQLLLYVRPSEILAQAKWLGEPPTPSELDTILDKLTEWGNLDCQADNSRVTSLSGFYRRRMLYRLSKGGVSVEMALSAFAKEMQRRGELQTVALEDIGKSLLTLIHLGRSNDPDVAKIYETLNGLMTVFNNMAETARAFMAGVLRGVDLQDGDVDAVLNYKQRLIEYIRQFVGDLVSRSGAISEDINALQLRIDAMLQSVARRQARNAPPGEEQAAYEAELKMWDERWQGLRMWFVGGSNGERSQSEQLRSRARAAIPQLLAAIIAINERRSGRSDRSADFKSLAHWFLDCDGDEDAHRLARAAFALNPARHYAENTAAADVTGVIPWHKAPSIVVPLRLRETGYSMPRGRLPHVHDRSAGRKKLEAQVGEEHAQIEAARQKFATGCPLLLSELWRLNSHEFRFFLDLLGEAIATKAAGDDGVTEIQSNDGLYLIRLEPLDADTEAEIVTEDGLFCGRDHRITITPTDAA